Part of the Quercus robur chromosome 5, dhQueRobu3.1, whole genome shotgun sequence genome, ATGTAAATGTGTACAAGTATAAAATCACACTTCGATATTcagtaaaataatttaatcacttGAGCAttgctaattttaaaaaatggtcaAAGCTTATGCCATAAACCCTTCTTATGTTTTAACTTATTCCTTACCTCTATATTAAAAGGTCAGATCCTAACACTCAAATGTATCAAATACACACCTAGGAGTATCCTGAAAGTATTTAGGAAATGAAGAGTTTCATATACAAATACTCTGAATACATTTATGGCATATCATGTCATGGGAAGGATAAGACCCAACATGATTATCATGTTGAATAAACCTTTTAAGATAAGCTTCATCATAGTACCCTTCTCTGTGTTTTGGGCACTTCGATCATTACAGACATAACTCAGCTACGTGCACTAGCCATCCTAGTTCTAAAACTATTTAGGCATCTACAGCTGTAAGCTTTTTCATGGGAATGTCTACGCACCAAAAACTAgtgtcaaaacaaaattttgcccAAGCTAAACTGAAATATATTACTACAGAACCTATGTATAACGATTACTCCAAGCATCTCATTCAGTAGAGACAGTAAATTATCCATACTATACCAATCACATAATTTTATACACCACTCGGAAAAGTCTTTACAACAATCTTAATTATTAAGCTCCATCTATTTAACAGAAACTCTTAAAAACTCAAATGTAAGCAAAATTTTCCAATCAATGAACTTCAGGGGTGGACCACTAAAAGATGGTATGGTCTTTTTGCCATGAGACATTAGATTCCTCTTGATAGTGAAGTATTCTCTCGTGACAGAACAGCCAAATTCATCTTGTTTGGGGCAAAGAATCTTGAAAACTTTCCATAACTTAGATTTTAACTCCCATACATTAATCTATGTTTTCGTCTTATACTACCTAACCTGTAAAAAGGATCTGTTTGTTCTTGTCTAATTAGTACAAGTGCACATGACATCAAGCAATAGTTTAATAAAGCaacatttggaagcattaaAATAACTAAAGCATTAATCAAAATGACACTAAGGACCATGCAATCTCTTCCCTACAGAATGTGCTACTTTATAGCCAcaaacatatatacatacatacatacatgtacacacacgcacacaaatttatatgtaaatacGAAAACACGCATGTATGCACACATACTATGTGTGTTTTGTTACCGAAACAGCTGAAACATACCATGAGAGGACCATGTGGAAAGAGCCATAGAGCTGGAATCTCTAAATTCAGCAAGGCTACTAATCGATGTGGAGAATTCAGATGTTGCCTTGAAATCATTCATCTGCACAATCCCACCCAACTGAaaattttagtgaaaaaaaaaaaacacaaaaatgttaACACTTAGagattaaaataaacaaagaaccAGAAAAACATAGAAGAAGGAATATGTGGACTGCATACCCAACTAGGTGCACTGCCAGAAGCGGCATCCAATCCTATGTGTGCCACATGCTTGACATCTGTGGGGTACCCAATTTCCATCTCACGCTCCTTCACAACTACAACAACACCCAATTCCCATTTTAGCTCCAAGTCATAAACGCATTCACAGTACatatctatgtgtgtgtgtggagagagagagagagagagaggcattaCCAAATATTTGGGAAatgaatttgaaacttttgtagATCCCTTTCATCTTGGTTGCCATGGTGGTAGCAGCAAGACAAGAACAAATGCAACAGAGAGCCTTAAAGGGACGACACAACAAAATGGGGGAAGCAGAAACACCAATAAATGTGAAGAGATGGTTCTTTTGCCTGCAGAAAGTAGATGTACTTAGATGGGTCACTTTACTTTTCTACAACTTCAAAGCCATGATAAAGAAGGTATAGAGTAACAAAGAAGTTCCATTGCATGTGATTTTAGGAACATTCTTTTTCCTGTGAATGAAGATTGGTATCAAACATGGATTATAATAACTATCTATGATGCACCAATGAACAAAAAATAGTAACTTAGAAAttaaccaaacccaaaaaaaaacgaTTAAAAAGACAAAGACAACATAGTACCTTAATAATAAAACAGAAAGTGAGGGAGTTTAAAAAAGCAAGCAACTTCACCCCCAGCTCCTTCAACTACTGTTGTACAACTAATCTTGATGAATGAACAAGAATGTACAAAGACCTTCTCTTGGGTCAAGAGGGGTTGGTGCATTCATAACTCTATGAAAGCAAAACCATATTAAAGAGTGAAAGACAAATGAGAAGAGAGATAAAAGGGTGTGGATATATGGggttttgttgaaaactgagaCACTGGTGGTGACTGTGGATAAGagttggaaaagaaaaatgagaggaatGAAAGAGCCTTAGGATGCtaagaggaagaagagaaaagaagatgGGCAGCCATGAAAACTTCCAAAACTAAAGGGTGAAAGAGAAGGCTTTGAAAGACGTGACAAAGAAAAGAGTGGGACAATTATTAATTGGGTGGATTCTGTGCTTATTGCACAAAAcaaatagatttttattttataaatttatatttggaaaaaataaataaataaaagtataattTGTATGGTGATTCTTGCTTTGTTTAATTGAAGAAAGGGGCATTCAATCTTTCTATTTCCTATGCTATCTACTTACCATCTATCATCTATGAGCTATGAATGATGTGCTGCATTGTTGAACGGGTAAAGCACCGGCTTCATATACTTTTTCACTCGTTATTTGTTGAGTTATTATTATCACTTTTGTAAGGAAAAGAATAaagtttttatcaattttaacattaaaaatgttttaaattgaGGGTGTGGTAATagatataattgaattttttttagaaaataaattaatatcataataaataaaaatttgaaataaaatttggacAGTTGGCATTTTTTGTTGGGGGGTGGGGAGCAAGGCTGGCTTCTTTCTTTGAGTGagataatgtgatttttttttttttttttttgagaggaactTTAACGTTAATGCTTAAACTTAGGTAAATCTCACATGGCTACCTCATGTGATTAACTTTTTGATTTCTGTCTCTTTCGCggcttttgtttttggtcttgtttcttctctatgtAGTCTtattttattggtggagtatggAGTGGAACATAATATATGAAATAGAAGATTAGTTATGTGATTAACTTTTTGATTTCTGTCTCTTTCATAGCTTTTGTATTTGgtcttgtttcttctctatgtGGTCTCATTTTATTGGTGAAGTATGGAGTGAAACACAATATATGAGACAGAAGATCTAGACTCAAATAAGTATAGTTTATATcacttttactaaaaaaaatttacaaaattaatgtgataaaaaatgttattagtgTCACATGATTAACATCATAATTAACAATTTCTTAATTAGTCTGTTATGTTGTGCTAGTgagttgataaaaaattttgtaacgtttttgtgtgtgtgtgtttttttttaaagaaagtttcaacctatggcgtccgctcctgatgatactCTTTATTACCAAACTAatacaccaatcggtttttggtataggcggggattgaactcTAAACCTCTTATATATTTAACTATCAATGACTTTACCATTCTTAATACCACTCTTACTTTATTGTGACTTGTGTGTTGTCATTTTGTAAAGTTAATGAAATAAAATCTGTAGTACACGTATCCCTTGCATCACTATCCTTATGTGAACTTTAAGTGGTTAGTCTAATAGTCTTTTTTAGGCTTCATATGATTCACGAGATCTTGTGTTGAGTTTCTTTGCACTTGGAGGCAtctcaaaaagattttttttttcttcatttaattACTCAGATCTGTGGAACAGAGAGATTATACTTAGAGAATTGGTCAGGTGCTTTATAAAAtatgcatgagagagagagagagagagagctatgtTTATAAATTGTACACTGTCTGACAGTTGGAGTAACCTGGTAGATATGCCAGGTTACTACATAGGAATTAACTGGAATTAACATGTGTTAGATATTgttttatgactttttttaCATGGAAGGACAACCAATAGTAGATACTTTCTTGTGTGATATTTATCTGCTAGCTTGTGAAGGTGAAGATGATCCATCATTTGAGGACCGAATTGGCCTGTGAACTAAGACTATGATTGCCTGGGCTCCACTTTTTTCTATGGTCCCCAATTGGTCAGCTAGCTTGgccttaaaaaaattagatttgatgCAAAGATTGCCTTAACACAACAGGGATGGAATTtaagatttcattttttgggTCCCCACTTTTCTCTATCATGCCCAGTTTTGCGTGGCTTTACAACATTTAGACTTGG contains:
- the LOC126727168 gene encoding CRIB domain-containing protein RIC10 isoform X1 encodes the protein MATKMKGIYKSFKFISQIFVVKEREMEIGYPTDVKHVAHIGLDAASGSAPSWLGGIVQMNDFKATSEFSTSISSLAEFRDSSSMALSTWSSHDFDQSMGRQQACDMFKDIPPTDLPNIPKKQKRKKSRSSSSPKSSSSRSSRGSKSKTAFNDMDTISNLQI
- the LOC126727168 gene encoding CRIB domain-containing protein RIC10 isoform X4 — its product is MATKMKGIYKSFKFISQIFVVKEREMEIGYPTDVKHVAHIGLDAASGSAPSWLGGIVQMNDFKATSEFSTSISSLAEFRDSSSMALSTWSSHDFDQSMGRQQACDMFKDIPPTDLPNIPKKQKRKKSRWWQQM
- the LOC126727168 gene encoding CRIB domain-containing protein RIC10 isoform X3, translated to MATKMKGIYKSFKFISQIFVVKEREMEIGYPTDVKHVAHIGLDAASGSAPSWLGGIVQMNDFKATSEFSTSISSLAEFRDSSSMALSTWSSHDFDQSMGRQQACDMFKDIPPTDLPNIPKKQKRKKSRKMEIRWWQQM
- the LOC126727168 gene encoding CRIB domain-containing protein RIC10 isoform X2, with protein sequence MATKMKGIYKSFKFISQIFVVKEREMEIGYPTDVKHVAHIGLDAASGSAPSWMNDFKATSEFSTSISSLAEFRDSSSMALSTWSSHDFDQSMGRQQACDMFKDIPPTDLPNIPKKQKRKKSRSSSSPKSSSSRSSRGSKSKTAFNDMDTISNLQI